From the Prochlorococcus marinus str. AS9601 genome, the window TCAATAACGCCACGGCCTTTTATGGTCTGTAAAGTATTTATAAATGATGGTGAAACCTCTTCATATCCCCAAAGTTTATAAATACTATTTAAATTATTTATGATGTTTGAATTATTTTTTACATCGACTAATTTAATTTCTTTTATATCTGACATTTGAATATTTAACTAATTTTAGGTATACAGATTTTTTTTAAATGGAGAAACTTTATCTAGTTCATTTTTTAATTCATTCTCAAGGCAGGGAGAACAAGCTAAAATTCTTCCTGAACTTAAATTAAATTCGCCTGATGGATAATCAGAAATAATACCACCAGCCTCTTTAACAATAATAGCACCGGCCGCTAGGTCCCATACTTCCAATCCTCTTTCCCAATATCCATCTACCTTACCTGCCGCAACAAATGCTAGATCAACAGCTGCTGCACCTCCTCTTCTAACGCCTCTAGTTTTATGTGTTAAATAACAAAATTCAGCATAATTATTATCCTCTGTCTCAAATCTGTCATAAGAGAAACCAGTTACAAGAAGACTATCAGATAGATTAGAAGGATTCGATACTTTAAGTTCACTATCATTGCAGAATGATCCTAAACCTAAACAGGCAGAATATAGTTCATTTAAATAAGGTACTGATATAGCGCCTATTATTGGCTTATTTTTATACACAAGACCAATAGAAGTCCCAAAAAAAGGATATCCATGGGAATAATTTGTTGTACCGTCTAATGGGTCTATACACCACGTTAAATCGCTAGATTTGGTTAATTTACCCGATTCCTCTGCATTTATAGATATGTTTGGTGTCTTTTCTAATAAATATTCTTTTATTTTATTTTCAACTTCCAAATCTACATTGGTAACTAGATCACCCTTCCTACCCTTTGATGATATTTTCTGAATTTTATTGTAATTAACTTTTAAAATTTCATTACCAATTTGAGCGGAATTCTTGGCTATTTCATATAAATTAGATAAGTTTACTTGATTTGCAAGTTCCTCTATTTCACTTAATTCAAACATGATAGTTAATCCTCCTCAAATTCCCAAGGTGGCGCAACTCTTGTATTTCCCCTGCCAAAATATTGTCCAAATTGTAAATCGTAAACTTCATCTTCATATGTAGTTTCTACCTCAAGATCTGAAGTTGCTTTAGCTACACAAAGAAGTGCATAACCTTTGTCTTTTAATGCCTGAGATACACCCATTGCTTCAGGTTGATGTAAAGTACCAGATTTAATTTTAACTGCACAACTTGTACAGCAACCATTTCTACATGAAAATGCAAGTTTGAAACCTTTCTTTTCAAATTCCTTAAGTATATATTCGTCACTATTAACCTGCTCTTGGTAGACCTTTCCGGTTTCTTTATTTTTAATCGTGACTGTGAAAGTCTTTTTCAAATAACTTTCCTCTAAAATGGGATGATCAAGGGTTAAAATAGTTATCTTGGGAGAGGTGGCCGAGTGGTTGAAGGCGCAGCACTGGAAATGCTGTATAGGGGCAACTTTATCGAGGGTTCGAATCCCTCTCTCTCCGTTTTATATTAGTTTATTTTGGTTAACTACATCAACACATTTGTCATTAAAGAATCTTTTAAAATAGATAGTAATCTTTTTGATAAGTTATAAATAATCTTATTTATTTAAATTAAGTTGAAAATATTTGATTTTTACTATTATATGTAGATATCTAAGATAAAAATTAATTAAATTATTAGTAAATTTTGCTTTAATTTAGCAATCTAAAATCATGGGGCAAATAGTTGGAATTGATTTAGGAACTACTAACTCTGTAGTCGGAGTTATAGAAGCTGGTCGTCCAATTGTTATTGCAAATTCTGAGGGATCTAGAACTACACCTTCAATTGTTGGATTTACAAAAGAAAAGGAAATAGTAATAGGAGACCAGGCGAGAAGACAACTTGTTCTAAATCCCAAGAATACCTTTTATAACCTAAAAAGATTTATTGGTAGTGACTGGGATGAATTAGATGAGAATAGTATTTCTGTTCCTTATAACGTAAAGGCTAATAACAATGGAAGCGTTAGGGTTCTTAGTCCAAATACAGAAAGAGAGTATGCACCAGAAGAATTAGTGAGCTCATTGATTAGAAAATTAATTAATGATGCTGAAACTTATCTTGGAGATACTGTTGATTCTGCTGTTATTACTGTCCCTGCTTACTTTAATGAATCTCAAAGGCAAGCTACAAAGGATTCTGCAATATTAGCTGGTATTAAAGTAGATAGAATTCTAAATGAACCTACTGCTGCTGCTCTAGCTTATGGTTTTGAAAAAAGTTCTTCTAATAATGTTTTGGTTTTTGATTTAGGAGGAGGAACATTTGATGTTTCATTATTAAAAATTTCTAATGGTGTATTTGATGTGAAAGCAACTTGTGGTGATACACAGCTAGGTGGAAATAATTTTGATTCAAAAATAGTTGATTGGCTAGCAGAAAAATTTCTTGCTAAAAATGATATTGACCTAAGAAGGGATAGACAAGCTTTACAGAGATTAACTGAGGCCGCTGAAAAAGCTAAATGTGAATTGTCAGGATTACAAAAAACAAAAATATCTTTACCATTTATCACAACAAGTAAAGAAGGGCCGTTACATATTGAAGAAACCTTAGATAGAAAAATATTTGAATCATTATCACAAGATTTACTAGATAGATTATTAGAGCCTGTGCAAATAGCCTTAGATGATTCTGGGTGGAGCGCTGAAGATATTGATGAGGTAGTTCTTGTGGGAGGCAGCACAAGAATTCCAATGGTTCAACAATTGGTGAAGACCCTTGTTCCAAATGATCCTTGTCAATCAGTTAATCCTGACGAAGTTGTAGCAGTTGGAGCTGCGATACAATCTGGAATTATTAGTGGTGATTTACAAGATTTACTACTAAATGACGTTACTCCCTTATCTTTAGGCTTAGAAACTATTGGTGGTCTTATGAAAGTGCTCATCCCTCGTAATACGCCAATACCAGTAAGACAATCTGATGTTTTTAGTACTTCTGAAGCTAATCAATCATCAGTCGTTGTTCAAGTACGGCAAGGAGAAAGGCCTTTAGCCTCTGAAAATAAATCCCTTGGTAAATTTAGACTATCAGGAATACCTCCAGCTCCAAGAGGGATACCTCAAGTCCAGGTGGCATTTGATATTGATGCTAACGGTCTTTTAGAAGTAAGTGCTACTGATAGGACAACCGGAAGAAAGCAAACAGTTACAATCTCTGGAGGTTCTAATTTAAATGAACAAGAAATAAATTCGATAATTGAAGAAGCTAAAGCAAAAGCAAATGAAGATAGAAAGACAAGAGCTGTTATTGATAGAAAAAATAGTGCTTTAACTCTGATTGCGCAAGCTGAGAGAAGACTTAGAGATGCCTCATTAGAATTTGGCCCTTATGGGGCCGAAAGGCAACAACGAGCTGTTGAATTGGCTATTCAAGATGTTGAAGAGTATATAGATTACGATGATCCTCAAGAATTAGAAATATCAGTAAGTGCTCTACAAGAAGCATTATTCGGATTAAATAGAAAATTTGCTGCTGAAAAGAAAACTGATAATAATCCCTTACAGGGTATTAAAAATACATTTGGATCATTAAAGGATGAACTCTTTTCTGATGATTATTGGGATGATGACCCTTGGGATAATCAAATGAATAGAAATTATAAAAATTCGAGGTATGGTAATTCTAGGGACGATGATCCATGGGACAATGACTACTTCCTCTAAAAAAGACTATTTGTCGATTTTGGGTTTACCCCCTGATTTCGATGATAAAGAACTCAAAAAGGCCTTTCGAAGAGAAGCGAGAAAATGGCATCCAGATTTAAATAAAAATGATATTAATGCGGAAGAAAGATTTAAATTAATTAACGAAGCATACGAATATCTTCGTGATCCTAATGTAAAAAAAAATAATGGGGATGAAAATGTCCATGGTGATAACGAAAATAATAATTTCAAGACTGGGTTTCCTGATTTTGATGATTATCTTGATTCATTATTTGGATATGAATATTCACCAAAGAATTCCGATGATTATGAAAACGAAACATATGAGGATGATTCGACAAATACAAATAATGATGAATTTAATCATTATGAATACCCTACAACCTCTCCAGAAGAGCCGCCACCAGTTAAACTCCACCAAGATATTGAAACAGTTATAGAATTAACTCCTGATGAGGCCTTAAATGGAGCTTCAATTTTAATTGAGCTTGAAGATGAAACTGTAGTAGAAGTTGATACACCTCCATTCGCTGGAGATGGATGGCGATTAAGACTTGAAAATATTGCAAGAGGAGGTAAAGATCATTATCTACAGTTAAAAGTTCAAACGGAAAGTGGTCTAAGAATTGATGGTTTAAGAGTTCTGTATAAATTAGAGTTATTTCCTCATGATGCTCTTCTTGGTTGTGCAGTAGAGGTTCCTACCCTTGATGGAAATGTCACACTTCAAGTACCACCCAAATCATCCACGGGAAGAATGTTACGTATGAAAGGGAGGGGCTTAGCTTTCGAAGATAATGTAGGTGATCAATATGTTGAAATCCTGGTAGTGATACCTGCTGATATTAATGATGAAGAAATTGCTTTATATACAAGATTACAAGAATTATCACTTTCTGATTCTTAATCAAATATTATATAAATAGTAAAATCGATACTTATGAACGTATTTGTTCTTTTATATAATTCAGGAACAGATAAGGAAGGAATTCATTCAATCGAACTTAAAGGAAGGACCATCGTTCTTATGTTTGAAGATAAGGATGATGCAACAAGATATTGTGGTCTTCTAGAAGCTCAAGATTTTCCTTTGCCAACGGTTGAGATGATTAATATAGAGGAAATAAAAGATTTCTGTATTAAATTAGATTATGAATGCAAACTAGTAGAAAAAAATTTTGTACCTAAAACCGCTGAAGATAGGTTATTAATTTCACCACCCCATAAAAACCTAGAAGTTGAAAATTGGGAGGAAGAGAAAAACAGTAATAAAGATAGCATTGATATAAACACTATTAAGGAAAACCTTGAAAAGTTGCTTTAGCTACTAAAATATTTATTAATTACTAAACA encodes:
- the dnaK gene encoding molecular chaperone DnaK yields the protein MGQIVGIDLGTTNSVVGVIEAGRPIVIANSEGSRTTPSIVGFTKEKEIVIGDQARRQLVLNPKNTFYNLKRFIGSDWDELDENSISVPYNVKANNNGSVRVLSPNTEREYAPEELVSSLIRKLINDAETYLGDTVDSAVITVPAYFNESQRQATKDSAILAGIKVDRILNEPTAAALAYGFEKSSSNNVLVFDLGGGTFDVSLLKISNGVFDVKATCGDTQLGGNNFDSKIVDWLAEKFLAKNDIDLRRDRQALQRLTEAAEKAKCELSGLQKTKISLPFITTSKEGPLHIEETLDRKIFESLSQDLLDRLLEPVQIALDDSGWSAEDIDEVVLVGGSTRIPMVQQLVKTLVPNDPCQSVNPDEVVAVGAAIQSGIISGDLQDLLLNDVTPLSLGLETIGGLMKVLIPRNTPIPVRQSDVFSTSEANQSSVVVQVRQGERPLASENKSLGKFRLSGIPPAPRGIPQVQVAFDIDANGLLEVSATDRTTGRKQTVTISGGSNLNEQEINSIIEEAKAKANEDRKTRAVIDRKNSALTLIAQAERRLRDASLEFGPYGAERQQRAVELAIQDVEEYIDYDDPQELEISVSALQEALFGLNRKFAAEKKTDNNPLQGIKNTFGSLKDELFSDDYWDDDPWDNQMNRNYKNSRYGNSRDDDPWDNDYFL
- a CDS encoding 2Fe-2S iron-sulfur cluster-binding protein, with the translated sequence MKKTFTVTIKNKETGKVYQEQVNSDEYILKEFEKKGFKLAFSCRNGCCTSCAVKIKSGTLHQPEAMGVSQALKDKGYALLCVAKATSDLEVETTYEDEVYDLQFGQYFGRGNTRVAPPWEFEED
- a CDS encoding DUF3110 domain-containing protein; protein product: MNVFVLLYNSGTDKEGIHSIELKGRTIVLMFEDKDDATRYCGLLEAQDFPLPTVEMINIEEIKDFCIKLDYECKLVEKNFVPKTAEDRLLISPPHKNLEVENWEEEKNSNKDSIDINTIKENLEKLL
- a CDS encoding inositol monophosphatase family protein, with product MFELSEIEELANQVNLSNLYEIAKNSAQIGNEILKVNYNKIQKISSKGRKGDLVTNVDLEVENKIKEYLLEKTPNISINAEESGKLTKSSDLTWCIDPLDGTTNYSHGYPFFGTSIGLVYKNKPIIGAISVPYLNELYSACLGLGSFCNDSELKVSNPSNLSDSLLVTGFSYDRFETEDNNYAEFCYLTHKTRGVRRGGAAAVDLAFVAAGKVDGYWERGLEVWDLAAGAIIVKEAGGIISDYPSGEFNLSSGRILACSPCLENELKNELDKVSPFKKNLYT
- a CDS encoding DnaJ C-terminal domain-containing protein, whose product is MVILGTMIHGTMTTSSKKDYLSILGLPPDFDDKELKKAFRREARKWHPDLNKNDINAEERFKLINEAYEYLRDPNVKKNNGDENVHGDNENNNFKTGFPDFDDYLDSLFGYEYSPKNSDDYENETYEDDSTNTNNDEFNHYEYPTTSPEEPPPVKLHQDIETVIELTPDEALNGASILIELEDETVVEVDTPPFAGDGWRLRLENIARGGKDHYLQLKVQTESGLRIDGLRVLYKLELFPHDALLGCAVEVPTLDGNVTLQVPPKSSTGRMLRMKGRGLAFEDNVGDQYVEILVVIPADINDEEIALYTRLQELSLSDS